Below is a window of Vibrio aerogenes DNA.
CAGTGAAGGTGGTGAGCTGGCGACCCGGAATCTGCTGGCAAAGTCTGTCGGTTTTACTGCCATCGTCGCCTACAACGATTATATGGCTGCTGGCGCCATAACAGTCTTCGAAGAAAATGGCTTCAAAATACCTCAGAATATTTCCGTGACAGGATTCGATGACAGCTTCATTGCAAAATATATGTATCCGAAACTGACAACCATCAGCTACCCGATCCAACTGATGGCAGAGCAGGCTGCCCGGCTTTCACTTGCACTGGCTGAAGGGGAAGCTCCAAAAGACATCTCTCATCGTTTTACACCAACCATCATACGCAGAGATTCAGTACAAAAAATTTAAAAAAGAACCGGACAACCCATACAGTTTCAGGCTGTCCGGAAACAGGAGCATTCCTTGTTATAAAAAAATTTTTCAGAAAAATAAATGTGGAAATCAGCATTCAATGAATTCAGAACTCAAATAAATAAGTTGTCCGGTAGCGGTATTCTTCCCCCGGCAAAAGCATGCAGCTTTCCTGATCCCACTCCGGATGATGGGGAGAATCCGGCAGGAACTGTGTTTCCAGCGCAAACCCGGCATAATCACCATATTCGCCACCGCAACGATCGGGTTCTCCGGCCAGCCAGTTTCCCGTATATAACTGTAGCGCGGGTTTATCTGTATACACTTTCATTGTTACCGACCGATCCGGAGAAGAAACAACGGCAGCCCAACGCCCGGAGCGACATGCCGCATTGAGCCGGAAGGCATGGTCATACCCTTTTACCAGCTGTTGTTGTTCATCAGTCAAAAAATCCTTATCAATCGTTTTGGGGTGACGAAAATCAAAACCAGTTCCATGGACTGGTACAGGTTGACTGACGGGAATGCCATGCTGATTCACCGGCAGATAAGCATCTGCATTGATCTGTACGACATGCGTTTTACAATCAGTCCCGGATGCCGGCCCCAGCAGATTAAAATAAGCATGGTTTGTCAGATTAACCGGCGTCACCTGATCTGTGCACGCCTGATAATCGATCTCCATCCGGTTATCTGCCGTTAACTGATAAGTGACCGACACCTCAAGCCTGCCCGGAAACCCCTGATCACCATTGGGTGAAGTCAGGCTGAAACGCACGAAGTCACTGCCTTGATCGGCTATCTCCCAGCGACGCTTATCAAATCCCTCTTCTCCGCCATGCAGGGTATTTCCGGCCTGATTCTGGCTTAACCGGTAAACCTGACCATCAACAGCAAACTGTCCCGATGCAATCCGGTTCGCGTACCGGCCAATGGTCGCTCCCATATAACACGTCATCTGCTTAAACCCGGCCATCGTTGCACAGCCCAACAAGACTTCGCGGTTTTCATATTGCAGGGGAATCACACAACTCAGCCAGGTTGCACCAATATCCATCAAAGTCACAGACATGCCTGCCGTATTTTTCAAAGTCACCAGCCTGGCCGGACAACCATCAAATGCAGGCTCGGCAGTCATTGCTTTTAAAAGGGAAATACCTGTCATGTTACTCTCTTCTCAACCTGAAACAGGGACAGCGGGTCCTGCACCATTTTTTGCCTGACAAACATAGACTGTCGCCCGCAAACCTGTTTCCGCCTCATAACGGCTTTCGACCGTCGCTTTCACCTGATCAACCAAAGCGGGCGGGACAAGTGCAACAATACAGCCACCAAAACCACCACCAGTCATCCGCACACCGCCTTCTTCCCCGATCACACCGCTGACCATTTCAACCAGCGTATCGATTTCTTTAACCGTAATTTCAAAATCATCGCGCATAGAAAGATGTGACTGAGCCATCAACGCCCCCATACGCTTCATATCACCCGCTTCAAGTGCTTTTACTGCGGCTTTTGTACGCTCATTTTCTGTCACGACATGACGGGCACGCTTTGCGACCACCTCATCCAGCGCTGAAATCCGGGCGTTCAGCTGTTCAACAGAAACATCTCTTAATGCTTTGACGCCAAAAATCCGGGCCGCTTCTTCACACTGTTCCCGGCGGGTATTGTATTCGCTGTCAACCAAACCCCGTTGTTTATTCGAGTTAATGATCATCACCGCCATGTCTTCCGGCATTTTGACGGCCCTGGTTTCCAGAGAACGGCAGTCAATCAGCAATGCATGATTCTCCTGCCCTTCAGCCGAAATCAACTGATCCATGATGCCACAGTTACAGCCGACAAACTCATTCTCGGCCTGTTGCCCGTTCAGTGCGATCTCTGCCTGAGAAATATCCAGAGCATACAATGCCTTGACGGTCTGTCCTGTCACAACTTCCAGTGCCGCTGATGAACTCAGACCCGCGCCCTGTGGCACGTTTCCGCTGACCACGATATCCATGCCGCCAAACGAATAATCACGGGCTAACAAACATTTCATCACCCCCCGGATATAGTTCGCCCACATACAGTCTGGCTGAAACGCGATGTCATCATTCAGGTGAAACTCATCGATATCATGACCGTAATCGACGGAAAGAACCCGGACAAGATCATCCTCACGTCTGGCTGCCGCCACCATCGCCTGATAATTAATCGCGCAAGGCAACACAAAACCATCATTATAATCGGTGTGTTCACCAATCAGATTGACCCGTCCGGGCGCCTGTATCAAATGGGTTGGTGCGTAACCAAACGCAGTGGAAAATACCGCTTGCACATTCTGGATTAACTGGTTCATAGTCTGTTCTCTTTTACCTGATAGCCTGGTGTTTTTGAGTTTGTATGATGCTTTGAGTTTGTATCAGAGGCACCGGAAATTGTCTCAGCTGACTGATTTTTATACTGTTCTTGCTTTGTAATGGATATCACTCAGTGCCCGCAGGCGCTCCGCCGCCTGTTCCGGTGTCAAATCCCGCTGAGACTCCGCCAGCATTTCATATCCCACCATAAACTTGCGAACCGAAGCACTGCGCAGCAGAGGCGGATAAAACAGTGCATGAAGCTGCCAGTGAGAAATATCGGTGCCTTCAGCAAAGAAAGGGGCATAATGCCAACCCATTGAATACGGGAACGGGCACTGAAAAAGATTGTCGTAGCGACTGGTCAGCTTCTTCAAGGCAACCGCCAGGTCATCTCGTTGTGCTTCCGTCAAATCACTCATCCGGCGGATATGCGTCTTTGGCAGCAGCATGGTTTCAAACGGCCATGCCGCCCAGTAAGGTACAAGAGCGACCCAGTGTTCAGTTTCGACGACAAGACGTGCCCCGTCTTTTAACTCCGCCTGAACATAGTCAACCAACAGGCTGGAACCGTACTGCCGGTAATAGGCTTTCAAATGTTTTTCTTTACGCTCGATTTCGTTAGGCAAAAAGCTGTTTGCCCAGATCTGTCCATGGGGATGAGGCTGCGAGCATCCCATTGTTTCTCCCTTATTTTCAAATGCCTGAACCCAGATATAAGTTTTACCCAGAGATTCAATCTGCTCATTCCAGGTATCAATGACACACCGGATCTGTTCAACCGGAAGTTCAGGCAGTGTTTTACTGTGATCCGGAGAGAAACAGATGACCCGGCTTAATCCCCTGACACCTTGTGTTCTGAACAGCGGATGATCAGACTCAGGCGCATCAGGAGAATCCGGCATTAATGCGGCAAAATCATTACTAAATACATAGGTGCCCCGATAATCCGGGTTTTTATCGCCGGATATCCGCGTATTACCCGGACACAAAAAACATTGGGCATCATACTCAGGCAGAGCAGCCGGCTGTGGCTTTTCATCCTGACCACTCCACGGACGCTTCGCACGATGTGGCGAAACCAGAATCCACTGACCAGTCAAAGGATTGTAACGACGATGTGGATGATCTACCGGGTTAAATTTAATATTCGACATACTTTTCTCTATTCTTGCTCATGCGCTTCCGGCGAACAGAAGCCAGGTAAAATTTTACTAAACCAGACA
It encodes the following:
- the galM gene encoding galactose-1-epimerase — encoded protein: MTGISLLKAMTAEPAFDGCPARLVTLKNTAGMSVTLMDIGATWLSCVIPLQYENREVLLGCATMAGFKQMTCYMGATIGRYANRIASGQFAVDGQVYRLSQNQAGNTLHGGEEGFDKRRWEIADQGSDFVRFSLTSPNGDQGFPGRLEVSVTYQLTADNRMEIDYQACTDQVTPVNLTNHAYFNLLGPASGTDCKTHVVQINADAYLPVNQHGIPVSQPVPVHGTGFDFRHPKTIDKDFLTDEQQQLVKGYDHAFRLNAACRSGRWAAVVSSPDRSVTMKVYTDKPALQLYTGNWLAGEPDRCGGEYGDYAGFALETQFLPDSPHHPEWDQESCMLLPGEEYRYRTTYLFEF
- the galK gene encoding galactokinase, with product MNQLIQNVQAVFSTAFGYAPTHLIQAPGRVNLIGEHTDYNDGFVLPCAINYQAMVAAARREDDLVRVLSVDYGHDIDEFHLNDDIAFQPDCMWANYIRGVMKCLLARDYSFGGMDIVVSGNVPQGAGLSSSAALEVVTGQTVKALYALDISQAEIALNGQQAENEFVGCNCGIMDQLISAEGQENHALLIDCRSLETRAVKMPEDMAVMIINSNKQRGLVDSEYNTRREQCEEAARIFGVKALRDVSVEQLNARISALDEVVAKRARHVVTENERTKAAVKALEAGDMKRMGALMAQSHLSMRDDFEITVKEIDTLVEMVSGVIGEEGGVRMTGGGFGGCIVALVPPALVDQVKATVESRYEAETGLRATVYVCQAKNGAGPAVPVSG
- a CDS encoding UDP-glucose--hexose-1-phosphate uridylyltransferase, whose amino-acid sequence is MSNIKFNPVDHPHRRYNPLTGQWILVSPHRAKRPWSGQDEKPQPAALPEYDAQCFLCPGNTRISGDKNPDYRGTYVFSNDFAALMPDSPDAPESDHPLFRTQGVRGLSRVICFSPDHSKTLPELPVEQIRCVIDTWNEQIESLGKTYIWVQAFENKGETMGCSQPHPHGQIWANSFLPNEIERKEKHLKAYYRQYGSSLLVDYVQAELKDGARLVVETEHWVALVPYWAAWPFETMLLPKTHIRRMSDLTEAQRDDLAVALKKLTSRYDNLFQCPFPYSMGWHYAPFFAEGTDISHWQLHALFYPPLLRSASVRKFMVGYEMLAESQRDLTPEQAAERLRALSDIHYKARTV